From a region of the Megalops cyprinoides isolate fMegCyp1 chromosome 13, fMegCyp1.pri, whole genome shotgun sequence genome:
- the LOC118787962 gene encoding leucine-rich repeat and immunoglobulin-like domain-containing nogo receptor-interacting protein 1, which yields MVAGEVRGHSYLVACWQPILILMLGTVLSGSATGCPSRCECSAQERSVVCHRRKLLAIPEGIPSETRILDLSKNRLKTINPEEFTSYPHLEELQLNENIISAIEPGAFNSLDGLRTLGLRNNNLKLIQLGVFTGLSNLTKLDISENKIVILLDYMFQDLYNLRSLEVGDNDLVFISPRAFHGLSSLEQLTLEKCNLTSVPTEAFSHLHSLISLRLRHLNINIIRDLSFKRLYRLRVLEIDNWQILDTMTPNCLYGLNLTSLTVTSCNLTGIPYAALRHLVYLRFLNLSFNPIQIVEGNKLHDLLRLQEFHLVGGKLTTIEPYSFRGLNYLRILNVSSNSLSTLEESAFHSVGNLETLALHDNPLACDCRLLWVFRRRWRLNFNKQQPTCASPEAVQGKEFKEFPDVLQPNYFVCRKSRILNRKAQQVFVDEGTTVQFTCQADGDPAPVVMWLSPRKQFITTKTVGRMSVFPDGTLEVRYAQIQDNGTYTCIASNAGGNDTALAHLHIHSFSPDWPHQPNKTFAFISNQPSDHNSNSTQATVPFPFDIKTLIIATTMGFISFLGVVLFCLVLLFLWSRGKGNTKHNIEIEYVPRKSDAGMSSSAADAPRKINMRMI from the coding sequence ATGGTCGCAGGGGAGGTGAGAGGCCACAGCTACCTTGTGGCATGCTGGCAGCCCATCCTGATCTTGATGCTTGGCACTGTGCTGTCAGGCTCTGCCACAGGCTGTCCGTCCCGCTGTGAGTGTAGTGCCCAGGAGCGCTCCGTTGTATGCCACCGCAGGAAGCTGCTGGCTATCCCCGAAGGCATTCCCAGTGAGACCCGAATTCTGGACCTTAGCAAGAACCGCCTGAAAACCATCAACCCGGAGGAGTTCACAAGCTACCCTCACCTGGAGGAGCTCCAACTGAATGAGAACATCATCTCCGCTATTGAACCTGGGGCCTTCAACAGCCTCGATGGCCTACGGACTTTGGGGCTGCGCAACAACAACCTGAAGCTCATTCAGCTGGGTGTGTTCACAGGCCTCAGCAACCTGACCAAGCTGGACATCAGTGAGAACAAGATAGTCATCCTGCTGGACTACATGTTCCAGGACCTGTACAACCTGAGAAGCTTGGAGGTGGGGGACAATGACCTGGTCTTCATCTCCCCGCGAGCCTTTCATGGTCTCAGCAGCCTGGAGCAGCTCACCTTGGAGAAGTGCAACCTGACCTCTGTGCCCACAGAGGCTTTCAGTCACCTCCACAGCCTCATTTCACTCCGGCTGCGTCACctcaacatcaacatcatcagGGATTTGTCCTTCAAGAGGCTGTATCGTCTCAGAGTCCTGGAGATTGACAACTGGCAAATTCTGGATACTATGACCCCAAACTGCCTCTATGGACTCAACCTCACATCCCTGACGGTCACTTCCTGCAACCTTACTGGCATTCCTTATGCAGCCCTCCGGCACTTGGTGTACCTGCGCTTCCTGAATCTGTCATTCAATCCTATTCAGATTGTTGAGGGAAACAAGCTGCATGACCTCCTGAGGCTGCAAGAGTTCCACCTGGTGGGAGGTAAGCTGACCACCATAGAGCCGTACTCCTTCCGAGGTCTCAACTACCTTCGGATACTCAACGTGTCCAGTAACTCCTTGAGTACTTTGGAGGAGTCTGCCTTTCACTCTGTGGGCAACCTGGAGACCCTGGCGCTGCATGACAACCCCCTAGCTTGTGACTGCCGCTTGCTCTGGGTCTTCCGCCGCCGCTGGAGACTGAATTTCAACAAGCAGCAGCCGACCTGTGCCTCACCAGAGGCTGTGCAAGGTAAAGAGTTCAAGGAATTCCCTGATGTTCTCCAGCCAAACTACTTCGTCTGTCGCAAGTCCAGGATCCTGAACCGCAAGGCCCAGCAGGTGTTTGTGGATGAAGGGACAACGGTCCAGTTTACGTGCCAGGCAGATGGTGATCCAGCTCCTGTGGTCATGTGGCTGTCCCCTCGGAAGCAATTCATCACCACAAAAACTGTTGGGCGAATGTCCGTATTTCCTGATGGCACCCTCGAAGTGCGGTATGCCCAAATCCAGGACAACGGCACATACACGTGCATTGCCAGCAATGCAGGGGGCAATGACACAGCACTGGctcacttacacatacacagtttcTCTCCTGACTGGCCCCACCAGCCCAACAAAACCTTTGCCTTTATCTCCAATCAACCCAGTGACCACAATTCTAACAGCACCCAAGCCACGGTTCCTTTCCCATTCGACATTAAGACTCTGATCATAGCCACCACCATGGGCTTTATCTCATTCCTTGGCGTTGTCCTGTTTTGTCTTGTCCTGCTTTTCCTCTGGAGCAGAGGCAAAGGcaacacaaagcacaacatTGAAATTGAGTATGTGCCCCGTAAGTCTGATGCTGGCatgagcagcagtgcagcagatGCCCCTCGTAAGATCAACATGAGGATGATCTGA